In the Syntrophus aciditrophicus SB genome, AGAGAGAACCTAACCACGTGGTCTGCATAGGCATATATATCATCAATTTTCGGGGGATCATCCGGTTCCGCATTCTTTTTCCCCCGCCCCCAACGGGCAACCAGGGGATTCATGCACTGACTCATGATACTGATCTCACAGAATTTTGCCTCCCTGTCGGACACCAGGGGGCCAAGAAGCTCGCGAACCAGTCCTGCCGTCCTCATTTGCAAGGGTCGGATCTCTTCCCGGAGAACCTCTTCCAGCAATCCTGTCGGATTGGCCATTTCCCTCTGCATGAACCAGAATTCCCTGTTGTTTTCGTCCGCCATCCGGCACAGAGTGGCGGTTATATGCCCCCGGAGACGCTCTTCCGGCGGGGCGTCTTCCCTGACGCCTCCGGATGGGGGATGGGCCTTGATGGACTCGGAAAAGGCGTGGCGCCAGGCTTCGATGTAGAGGGCCTGTTTGCTGCCGAAGTGATAATTGACCGCCGCTATGTTGGTCCCGGCCCGCTCGCATATTTCCGCAATGGTCGCGTTCCGGAAGCCCTTTTCAGCGAAGATTTCCTCTGCCGTCGTCAGGAGACTCTGACGGGTTTTCGCAGCGCCTTCCCTCGGAATCTTCATCCTTTTTCCTCACTTTTTTTTAATTTAGAATGTACATTTAAAATGTATATTTTAAATTTTCAATAGAATTTCCACCGGGAATAAAACACACCCGTTATTCCGGAAGAATAACGGGTGATACCGTGCCCAAAATCGGTAATCATGCCTTGACAAAATCATCATTTTTATTATAGAAAGCCACGTTTATCATCGGGCCTCGAAAGGCCCGCTTTTTTTTACACTTCGACGAGAATTGAAAGGATTTTGAAGTTAGGATGTACCAGAAAGAAATCGAACAGCGCCGGACCTTCGGCATCATCAGCCATCCGGACGCCGGAAAAACCACCTTGACGGAAAAGCTGCTCCTCTTTGGCGGGGCAATCCAGCTTGCCGGAACGGTCAAGGCCCGCAAGGCCACCCGCCACGCCACAAGCGACTGGATGGCCATCGAAAAGGAACGCGGCATTTCCGTAACCACCTCGGTGATGAAGTTTCATTACCGGGATTTTGAAATCAACCTCCTCGACACCCCGGGGCATCAGGATTTCTCCGAGGACACCTACCGGGTGCTCACAGCGGTGGACAGCGCGGTCATGGTCATTGACGGGGCAAAGGGCGTGGAACCCCAGACGGAAAAACTCATGGAGATCTGCCTGCTGCGCAACACCCCGGTGATCACCTTCATCAACAAGCTGGACCGGGAGGTGTTGTCGCCCCTGGAACTGCTGGCCGATATCGAAAAGAAACTGCAGATCGAATGCGTCCCCATGTCCTGGCCGATCGGAATGGGCAAGAGTTTCCGTGGGGTATACAACCTGTATCGCAGGGAACTGCAATTGTTTACGCCCGGCGCTTCAACCCGCGGCGGCGAGGTCTTCGTCATCCGCGATCTTGACGATCCGGAACTGGACAGGCGGCTGGGTTCCCAGGCCGACGAACTGCGCGAAGACATCGCCCTGATGGAAGGAGCGGCTAATCCCTTTGTTTATGAGCACTTTCTGAAGGCGAATCAGACACCCGTTTTCTTCGGCAGCGCCATCAACAATTTCGGCGTCCGCGAGCTGCTGGACGCCGTCGTGGAGCTGGCCCCCAGTCCCCGTCCCCGCCTGGCAACCACCCGAGAGGTTTTGCCCTCGGAAGAGCAGTTTTCCGGCTTTGCCTTCAAGATTCAGGCGAATATGGACAGCGCCCACCGCGACCGCATCGCCTTCGTGCGGATCTGTTCCGGAAAATTCACCCGGGGGATGAAAGTCCGCCACAACCGGATCGGCAAAGACGTGACCCTGGCCAACGCCACGATCTTCATGGCCCAGGATCGCGCCTCGGTGGAAGAGGCCTATCCCGGAGACATCATCGGGATTCACAACCACGGAACCATCCGGATCGGGGACACCTTCACCGAAGGAGAGGAACTGAGATTCACGGGAATCCCCAACTTCGCCCCGGAACACTTCTGCCGGGTCCGGCTGAAAAATCCCTTGAAAACCAAGCAGCTTCAGAAAGGACTTAACCAGCTATCTGAGGAAGGGATCGTTCAGGTCTTCCGTCCCCTGACCAGCAACGACTATATCCTGGGCGTGGTTGGCGTTCTGCAGTTTGACGTAACCATGGTGCGCCTTCTGAACGAATACGGCGTCGAAGCGGATTACGAGTCGGTGGATTACGCCGCCGCCCGCTGGGTCACCTGCCCGGAGCGGGAAAAACTGGAAAATTTTGAAAAGCAGCATCGGTCCAATCTGGCACTTGATTCCGAGGGGAATCTGATCTACCTTGCACTCAGCCAATGGCGC is a window encoding:
- a CDS encoding CerR family C-terminal domain-containing protein, translated to MKIPREGAAKTRQSLLTTAEEIFAEKGFRNATIAEICERAGTNIAAVNYHFGSKQALYIEAWRHAFSESIKAHPPSGGVREDAPPEERLRGHITATLCRMADENNREFWFMQREMANPTGLLEEVLREEIRPLQMRTAGLVRELLGPLVSDREAKFCEISIMSQCMNPLVARWGRGKKNAEPDDPPKIDDIYAYADHVVRFSLAGMRALREAMEEEHMGLKGGKKSATLETGAGNS
- a CDS encoding peptide chain release factor 3, with amino-acid sequence MYQKEIEQRRTFGIISHPDAGKTTLTEKLLLFGGAIQLAGTVKARKATRHATSDWMAIEKERGISVTTSVMKFHYRDFEINLLDTPGHQDFSEDTYRVLTAVDSAVMVIDGAKGVEPQTEKLMEICLLRNTPVITFINKLDREVLSPLELLADIEKKLQIECVPMSWPIGMGKSFRGVYNLYRRELQLFTPGASTRGGEVFVIRDLDDPELDRRLGSQADELREDIALMEGAANPFVYEHFLKANQTPVFFGSAINNFGVRELLDAVVELAPSPRPRLATTREVLPSEEQFSGFAFKIQANMDSAHRDRIAFVRICSGKFTRGMKVRHNRIGKDVTLANATIFMAQDRASVEEAYPGDIIGIHNHGTIRIGDTFTEGEELRFTGIPNFAPEHFCRVRLKNPLKTKQLQKGLNQLSEEGIVQVFRPLTSNDYILGVVGVLQFDVTMVRLLNEYGVEADYESVDYAAARWVTCPEREKLENFEKQHRSNLALDSEGNLIYLALSQWRLSNTMEEWPDITMHKTMEHSQRLN